A segment of the Ipomoea triloba cultivar NCNSP0323 chromosome 1, ASM357664v1 genome:
TGGTGCGGTTtatctttcttgtttctttggaTCTTTTATTTTGCTCTTTTCTCCTCTTGCCCTTTAGTTTTTTCCGGTTTATCCCATATAGTTTTCCTTTAGTTTTCTCCTGCCGTTCTTGGGGATATACTTTCTTGTCGTTCCCCTTATCTCCCTTCTTGTTTCATCTTTGCTCCTTCTACTCTTCTACCATCCTTTTCCCGTACCCTGCTGTTCTCTCTGGTTTCCTCTTCTACCCTAAGGTGCCAACCTAGTTGGGATCTTGTTTCGCTTAGTTTGTCTTCTCATTTCTCTTTGCCTTGGTTTTCTTTTTTGTGATTCTTTTCTCTTTGCGTTtcgttacccaaaaaaaaaaaaattctctttgCGTTTCgttacccaaaaaaaacaaaaaactcccTTCTCCTTCCTGTTTATCTGTTTGTTTTCTCCTTAGCCCCCTTCTGTTTAGGTCTCTTTCCctgttttactttttctttctttcttgcttCTTTCTCCTTCTTTTGCCTCCTGTGCTTGGGCTCTCTCTTATCTGCTTGCTATGTTTTCTGCTCGATGCCGGGGTATGCCCCGAGTAGTTGTACCTTTACCGTTTTTTGCAGTTTATGTTTCCTGGCTGCATGTTACGTGCCTTTGAGATGATTGTCCTTTAGATTTGACTTGGTTTTGCCTGGGTTTTTGATTCAGGGGTAGATGCTTAGttccccaccctctttttaagtTAGATTGGTTTGCTTAGCTTTCTTGATCATAGTGGAGCCTTATATATAGGCTGATCCACTATCTTTTATACAGTCTTGTTAACATCCTCTGTAGAGTAGTTAGGACCGTTCCATGGTTCTGTTTGGGCTTTAGGCCATAGTTGTTCATGATTCATGTTGTTTTACATTATCTTGCACCTTTAGTGCACCATTGTTTTCCCCAGGGGATGCCCTGCGTATTTGTACTCCGTATtcgggtgtatatatatatttacatttacccaaaaaaaaaacaataatccTGTCTCCAAAATTACCCCTCAGGCCTGCCCTTGGTTTGTTAGCCAGTCACAAAATGCCCGGCTAGCTTAGGGTCGAATACTGTACActgcaacaaattaaaatccCTGTGGGGTTCTCATCATATCCATCACCTTTTAGACTCACATAAATTTCAAAAAGAATGATAAAATACTCGTTTAAAAGGTCCATCCCAGTAACAATCTAGCATATTTGTTCACTGAACTCCTACCTTCATATATGTTTGAGAAATATGTTAATAACAACATGTTAATAACAACATCATCATCTACGTACAATTGATTTATTGGTCCAGAATATCAAATACTCGTGTGATCATGAAGATTAAACTTTGAAGGTTTACGGTTATATACTTTTTTCCCACgattatgtaattaaataaattgctTCATATGTACTGATTATTGTGGTTATACCTTGTCTATTTCTCTATTTTGCTCTACACCAGAACTTCCATTTCATTCACggttttaattctttttataatcCATTTCTCTGATGAACGATACGAACTAAAGAAGATCGTTAGTTAAGAGACATGATCTTATTGAAATGAATGTGACTCCTCATAAGTTAAGAGACATGTTACATGAAGATCAAATTAGAGCTCGTTTTAGCATAAGATTTTCCGTAATTAGGGAGGGAGAGGTTATCTTGTAATTGGATCCCTGGGTGTTCCCTCTTTTCTTGAtcaagaaaaagaagaggatCGTTAGTCCGTTACCAAGTTTcgtaaatattacggagtacatacAATTATACGGAGTAACGGAAGTGGGGCGGCCCGGACTGGATCCAGTTCATCTCACCCGGACTGCAATTAAAGCTCGTTCTATCGTTCACACTTGCCCATTTCATATCAAATTAGGGTTTCGATCTAAAATAAAATCTTCCATTTCTTCTCATAAATCTCAGAATGAGCTCAAAATAAAATCTTTCCAGTTCTGCGATTTGGTTAAGACTCAAAAACCCTACCATACGGATTTAGGCCAGACATGGCGGAGCATTTGGCTTCGATTTTCGGAACCGAGAAGGATCGCGTGAACTGTCCCTTCTACTTCAAGATCGGCGCCTGCCGTCACGGCGACCGGTGCTCTCGTCTCCACAACCGACCCACCATTTCCCCAACTCTACTTCTCTCCAACATGTACCATCGGCCTGACATGATCACGCCTGGCGTTGACGCCCAGGGCCAACCTATCGATCCCCGTAAGATCCAGGAGCACTTTGAGGATTTCTACGAGGACATCTTCGAAGAGCTGAGCAAGTTCGGTGAGATCGAGAGCCTGAACGTTTGTGACAACCTCGCCGACCACATGATTGGCAACGTTTATGTTCAGTTCAAGGAGGAAGACCATGCCGCAGCTGCCTTGCAGGCGCTGCAGGGCCGATTTTACTCTGGCCGTCCGATCATAGCTGATTTCTCGCCAGTGACAGATTTCCGCGAGGCGACATGCCGCCAATATGAGGAGAATAGCTGCAACCGAGGGGGATACTGTAACTTCATGCATGTAAAGATGATCGGCAGGGAGCTGAGGAGGAAGCTCTTTGGGAGGTACCGCAGGTTTAGAAAAAGTAGGAGCCGTAGCAGGAGCGCGAGCCCGCATAACCGGAGGGACCGTGATAGGCGTGAATATCGTGATTATCGAGAGCGAGAGCGTGACGATTATCGAGCTGGGAGAAGGCATGGGAGGCATGAGAGTGATAGTGGGAGGAGGAGGCACGAGAGTCCAAAGTTAAGCCGGAGTCCAATAAGGGAAGGGAGCGAGGAACGCAGGGCTAGGATTGAGCAATGGAACCGAGAGAGGGAGGAGAGGCAGTCCTGAGGTTCTTAGTCCATTTCTAGTATTGAAACTTTCTTTGCCATTTTCTCCTTTCCTGATTATTTTGGGCTGAAATGCTACCTTTCTCTATGTTTCTGAAGAACTCGGGGATGATCTTCCCCAAACCCAAAATATTGAAAAAGGAAACTGTTTTCTTTGTCGGAGAGTGCTTGCCTTGGTTTTCTGTTTTGAAGGTGGCTGATATTTGTTGTTGTAGTATGGTTCAGTGTttgtttgatttcttgctatgcatatatatatgctcatgTTCATACCCTTTGTTTGTAATGAAATGTAGCACTGTAGCCGCTTAACCCGTCTGTTGTTAGTACTTCCTTCTTTACAAGAACGCAGAGAGAATAGATGTTGTtacttctttttaaaatttcaattgcCTAACATGCAAGAACAGTTTTAGACTATGAAAACTAATCGGGCTTCTAATATGATGGAAGTAAACTTAAAATACTGATTTGTTGTAATGTGATCAACTGAAGTTCATATGGTGAGATTtactataaaatttaatttagctGCAGAAGGAACTTTTAAGCTAATATTTTCGAAATCATATTAGACATGGGAAACAAAGCAAAGAACATGCGGGGACATGTTTTTCACCTCTGAGCAATGAAATGTTGCATGGTATAATTGCTTCCATGTTTGTATTCTCAATCTTGCATTACCCCTGTCCTTAGTGGCCTAATAACTACCATGTCGTGTGCATTCAACAAAGCAGTGCATGAGATGGCCTTTTATCTAATTCTCTTTTACTGTGatgcatggttttccttctaGATTTATTTGTTCCACATGATCTTGTTTATCTGTCTCAGCTTGTAAATCTGgttttatttta
Coding sequences within it:
- the LOC116015079 gene encoding splicing factor U2af small subunit B-like — protein: MAEHLASIFGTEKDRVNCPFYFKIGACRHGDRCSRLHNRPTISPTLLLSNMYHRPDMITPGVDAQGQPIDPRKIQEHFEDFYEDIFEELSKFGEIESLNVCDNLADHMIGNVYVQFKEEDHAAAALQALQGRFYSGRPIIADFSPVTDFREATCRQYEENSCNRGGYCNFMHVKMIGRELRRKLFGRYRRFRKSRSRSRSASPHNRRDRDRREYRDYRERERDDYRAGRRHGRHESDSGRRRHESPKLSRSPIREGSEERRARIEQWNREREERQS